GTGGCGAGCTTCCTGCTGGGCTTCTTCTGGAAGGAGACTGTCGTAGTGGTGGGTGTTCCTCGTAGTGTAGCCCTCTTTGTCTTAACTTTCTTCCTCGCTGCTGTCGACTGCACTTCCTCCGTTACCTTCCTGCCCTTCATGATGCGTCTCAAGACTCAGTATCTGATCACCTACTACATTGGGGAGGGTGTGAGCGGCCTGCTGCCCGCTTTAGTGGCTTTGATTCAGGGAGTTGGAGTGGTCCACTGTATGAACAGCACCCAGTCTCTGAACCACACCCTGAACTCCTCCGACAGCtcggtgacctttgacctccaggCTCAGTATCAGCCAGCCAACTTCTCCGCTgaggtgtttttcttcttcctcagtGCCATGATGCTGGTGTGCCTAGTGGCGTTCCTACTGCTGAACTACCACCCATCTGTGGCCAGGGAGCATCCCAGCGGTCAATACACCAACAGAAACAGGATGTGGGCCGAGCAGAAGCCCATGATGGATCCATACCAATCTGCAATCCAGAAGCGCAGAAGCAGCTTTGGTACCGGCTCTTACAGCTGGACGCaggtgttttatatttttgtgatCCTGGCCTGGGTGAACGCTCTGACCAACGTGGTGCTTCCCTCGGTGCAGTCCTACTCATGCCTACCGTACGGGAACAAGGCCTATCACCTATCAGCCACCATGGCTGCTGTGGCAAACCCTCTCGCCTGCTTCATCGCCATGTTCTTCCCTATTAGGTCAGTGTGCAGCTTAATACACTTTGACTAAATGAGTCCATTTTATTCtatcaaaatcacaaatttgcctttGAAGCTAATAATAATCATGATCTGGACAGCCTGCAACTCTATCCTAGACCATCAGTTTGCATTAGGAAAAAAAGTctccaaaaaaaagaaggaagaaacctaaggaaaagaaagaaagtttatataaaataagTAACTTCTTTTTGTAATCTTCGTAAGTTATAAAATGTGGATGTGTTCAGGTTTCTATATTATTACTTCTTCTAAAGTGTTATTTTATTATAGGTTTAAGTgcaaaatacataataaaaattTCTCTAAAAGGTTTGAAAAACTTGATTTCTATATTAGGAAAAGGCTGCATTAGATTTCTTCCCCCTAGTTTTTAAAACAATAAGTCAGATCCCTTGTATGTGAACACATACATCATGTAGATTGAATTATGTAAGTCTTTTTCTACATGAACCTAAAAGAAGAACTAAATTGCCTATATGAGAATGTGCTCATCAAGATAAAGTGTAAACTCTATCATTCTCCGAACACCACAGCAGAGCTGCAagtatttttattatcaattagtctcgcattgccagacctatctccacattgctgtggagtaaggtctgactacaccacacatacattctgggataggagaaaaaaaagtttaaacttTAAAGACATTAAAATTAAGAAGCTGGAAGTGGCAAATCTCTATACCTTAGGTAGCCTCAAACCCCATTTTAAGAATCTTTACAGACACGTCTGGAGTaggacaaatacattttttggacTATAAGCTTGTGCTAATGgattaaattgtttaaaaaaagtaatgcatCATTTCTCAGATCGCTGCTGTTGATGGGAGTTCTCACAGTGATAGGCAGTGGTGTTGGAGCTTATATAATGGGCATGGCAGTGCTGAGTCCATGTCCACTCCTTGCTAATGAAACATCAGGGGGTGTCATCATTGTGAGTACACTGTCAGGCTTCATTTGCTCAAATTACCTCCATTATCTTCCTAACTTGTATAAATGTTACTGAAACACTACATATAGGCAtcaaaaatgcaaatatttaaGTTTCAAAACTCACCTGCTGCCTCTCCCTCTACAGGTGTTGGCCTGGATCCTGTTTGTTCTCACTCTGTCCTATGTGAAGGTGATCATCGGGGTGATCCTGCGCGACGAGGGCCACAGCGCTCTCGTGTGGTGTGGAGCTGTGGTGCAACTGGGCTCTCTGCTGGGGGCTGTGACCATGTTCCCAGTGGTCAGTGTGTACAGCTACTTTTCATCAGGGGACCCATGCAACACCAAATGTCCCTAAATGAACAAGTCACGCAGAAGAGACTGGAGGCAGATTTTAGTAAAGCCTTGACAGGTTTTATCATGATTTATATACTTTGCAACATCTGAATCTGAACCTGTCATTTGAGAACGTCCACTTTTTACAAGAAAAGCAAACCACAAAGATAGAGGtacataaagttataatagcTGTAGCCTACTGACCATGCTGTTTAGACAGGATGAACACTTTACTGATgttgtgaaaatactccactacaagtacAAGTCCAGCATTCTAAAcctcacttaagtaaaagtttgtAAGTATTGCCaactaaatgtacttaaagtataaaaagtgaaagtattcattttactgctgtaggtgtttaaggttgtgctcattttaagtcctttatatactgttggttagtttaatctacagcaatgcatcaaaCTCACATGACGACATCCCAAAGTGTATGGGGCGGTTTCCCAGACACTGATTAAGACTAATCATAGACTAAATTGGAGATTTAAGCTGGACTAACTGAAATTGAATTTCTCAGACATGGTTTAAAATAGTCTCAGACTTTCCCTAGTCCTGAATTACAAAGTTTGATTTCTAGAAGTCTGATTAGAACTAGTCTAGATTTAAGTTAAGGCTTAAACTAAACCTGGCCAGAGGCAGGTTTAACTTCAGATTAATTGATGTTGGCCTCCAGGTTGACCTTAGCAATAGAGGAAAATGGATTACCGGGACTATATTAATGAAGATGAAAGAGCTCCATTTAGACCAGACAGAAGGGTGGTTATGGACAGGAGCAACCCACTGAATGATTTTGATGAAATCAACTTTTGTAACCGTTTTTGCATGAACAAACCAACTGCAGCAGACAAAATTAGTCTGCTTGAGACAAGGCTTTCATCTGATTCTTTTAGGGGAATGCCTATCCCTCCTTCGCTACAAGTACTGATCACCTTAAGGTTTTTGGCACGTGGAACCTTCCATCGTGAAACAGGCGATTTGTGTGGCGTAAGTGAACCAACTGTGTGCAAAATAGTCCACAAAGTGTGCAAAGCTATATGTGAACTGAAGGACGACTACATCAAGTTTCCTGATGCTGCAAGGTGGCGTGCTTTGAATATGGAAACTTCCCTGGAGTCATTGGCTGCATTGATGGATGTCATATTCCAATAAAGTGTCCCTCTACTGCAGAGTACAGAAATCGTAAAAACTGGTTCTCAATAAATGTACAAAGTGTGTGGACTCCCACTATGCAGTTCTCCAACATTGTTGCACGTTGGAAAGGTGCAACTCATGACTCAAGAATTTTCCAGAACTCCTGTCTGTACGCTCAGTTTGAAGGTGGTCAACATAGTGGAATCATACTTGGTGACAGTGGTCATCagactttttaaagactttgttTAGCTTACGTAAGAAGTAGAAGAATTAGCTCAACACctaaaggaacacttcatcaTTCAGATTATCACAAACATTTAACATCAACAAACTATAAATATGGGACAAAAGGCGATGAAAAAATGTCATCTGTTAAGTAACTAAATGTCAGACAAATAGTGGAGAAAAAGTATTAAGTTACATAAAATGGGAATACTCGAGTGTAcccctcaaatttgtactttagTACCGTACTTGAGTAAACTATACTAAACAGTACTACTTGTCAAGAGTTTGGTTGAACCTTTTTATACCTTTCTGTTTATATGTGACTGGTCCTACAGTTCAGTGTATTATGGTAAGACTAACAACATCTGTTAACTACACCTGGCTAGTAGTcataaaaaacacatgcaagTTGTGTTATGATTTGTAATAACAATACATCTGCAATCACATTATTCTTTTTGATTTTTCATGTGAACATGCTTTAATGATATtgtttattgtatgatatgatATTACACTATAAAGATATAATCCAAACATTACTTACATAATTCGCATCTTTATGCACAGTTTGGACACAAAACTGGACAATCAGGCAACAGAATGTCTTGAACATACAtttcatagatagatagatagatagatagatgactGTAATAGAAACTGTATTTGTATAGGATCCTGTCATACAAGAAAATAcagctcaaagtgctttacaataacAGAAATTACATGCATTGAGTACTTCACGtgaaaatagacaataaaataGATAATGGACATAGGAAACAGGGTAGAATGCCATAATTAACGCAAAAAAAGATAGACAATGAAACCCACTTGATAATAATACATCTAATAACTCTGTGGATGTGTACAAACTATGCTTGATTGACATTTCCTTCACTTTTCTACTAGCTTTGTTGCACCAGTAAAGGCAGGACAAACTACAGTGGCCCGAAACGTCAAAAACTGCCCCCAGACCAAAGGTATACAAAGCTATGAAGACAGGGGTAACCACATAGTTATGGCCATATGGTGTATATTAAACTTAAAGACAAAGTCTGGTGTCATGCCCACAGCTCGGTctgtaatcaaattatttatttttttccaatgtaatatacaacacacaaataaaacattatttccATATTTACATCATCACAGTCATCCAGCACAGGGCAAAAGAAACACTTAATCAACACACACAATCTTTTCTAAAATCTGAAGTCCTCTTACTTTACATAATATTTTCACATCATATCATCATTTGATTATCTTTTCCATACTCTAGTCATTCTGTAATTTCTATAATGGCATGAGATGCAGAAACCTGCACAATTGATGAATCATTTAGGGTACAAACTTGCCCTGGCTCGTCCCATTAAGattaaacacaaccaatcagatAATTGCTCCATATTTTttgctcactctctctctctctctctctctctctctctctctatatatatatatat
Above is a window of Sander vitreus isolate 19-12246 chromosome 14, sanVit1, whole genome shotgun sequence DNA encoding:
- the slc52a3-2a gene encoding riboflavin transporter 2, which produces MSLLIHLLACLFGMGSWVSINGLWVELPLMVPQIPEGWYLPSYLSVLIQIANIGPLFVTLMHRFRPGALNEAAVIYVIISLGTVASFLLGFFWKETVVVVGVPRSVALFVLTFFLAAVDCTSSVTFLPFMMRLKTQYLITYYIGEGVSGLLPALVALIQGVGVVHCMNSTQSLNHTLNSSDSSVTFDLQAQYQPANFSAEVFFFFLSAMMLVCLVAFLLLNYHPSVAREHPSGQYTNRNRMWAEQKPMMDPYQSAIQKRRSSFGTGSYSWTQVFYIFVILAWVNALTNVVLPSVQSYSCLPYGNKAYHLSATMAAVANPLACFIAMFFPIRSLLLMGVLTVIGSGVGAYIMGMAVLSPCPLLANETSGGVIIVLAWILFVLTLSYVKVIIGVILRDEGHSALVWCGAVVQLGSLLGAVTMFPVVSVYSYFSSGDPCNTKCP